A DNA window from Parabacteroides johnsonii DSM 18315 contains the following coding sequences:
- a CDS encoding PBP1 and LysM peptidoglycan-binding domain-containing protein — MNKINIYVLMLFLSLAGVSIHAQNNRSQVVITSGQDNNVFFHTIERGQTVYAIATMYGVTPDDIYRLNPDSKEGIKAGATLKIPQRDMVGGTAKKQDGNYIFHTIQPKETLYSLSIRYTVPATAIVKANPGLSTSTFTIGKTIRIPATQVEDLPTTELKTITKEIEYTVQKKETMYRICRKFNISSYELIKLNPKLKEGVKAGMVIKIPVQAEENVTTEPATAMLSERDVNALLSEPKSIERVNSVKVALLLPFMTNEATPSTETQRFIEYYEGFLLAVDSLKNTGCSVDLSVYDTGNGTKKLKEILKEDALKNANLIIGAVQNDQIGPVAEFAQKNNIKYVIPFTSKNDDVLSNAYVYQVNTPHSYLYAKAAQGGCDLFAEDNIILLNIRDGKDKTEFIKAFKAEMKQRQIPFTEINYNAETLTADVDTLLRTDKRNVVVPTSGTLEALNKIKSPLRMLAETKPECGLTLFGYPEWQTYTRDCLEDFYALNTYIYSNFYADNLSKEVADFYTKYKNWYSKNLINIFPKYGILGFDTGMFFIGAINKYGSNFENNLDKIHYQGVQTGFDFHRVNNWGGFINTNIFIVHYQSDFNVTRNEVR; from the coding sequence ATGAATAAGATTAACATATATGTACTGATGCTCTTTCTGAGTCTGGCTGGTGTATCTATCCATGCACAAAACAACCGATCACAAGTGGTTATTACAAGCGGACAAGACAATAATGTGTTTTTTCATACGATAGAAAGAGGACAAACAGTTTACGCAATCGCTACCATGTACGGGGTTACGCCTGATGATATTTACCGGCTGAATCCAGATAGCAAAGAGGGGATCAAAGCAGGCGCCACCCTTAAAATCCCGCAACGCGACATGGTTGGAGGTACTGCTAAGAAGCAGGATGGAAATTATATTTTCCATACCATACAGCCCAAAGAAACCCTGTATTCATTATCCATCCGGTACACAGTTCCCGCTACCGCTATCGTAAAAGCGAACCCCGGATTGTCTACTTCCACTTTTACGATCGGCAAGACAATCCGTATTCCGGCGACGCAAGTAGAAGATTTGCCGACAACGGAGCTCAAGACCATTACCAAAGAAATTGAATATACCGTCCAGAAAAAGGAAACCATGTACCGGATCTGCCGGAAATTCAATATTTCCAGCTACGAGCTGATCAAGCTTAACCCGAAATTGAAAGAAGGGGTGAAAGCCGGTATGGTCATTAAGATACCCGTACAAGCTGAAGAGAATGTGACGACCGAACCAGCAACCGCTATGCTTTCGGAAAGAGATGTCAATGCTTTACTCTCGGAGCCCAAAAGCATCGAGCGCGTCAACAGCGTTAAAGTAGCCTTGTTACTGCCGTTTATGACGAATGAAGCTACCCCGTCTACGGAGACACAACGCTTCATCGAATATTACGAAGGTTTCTTGCTGGCGGTGGACAGTCTTAAAAACACAGGCTGTTCTGTCGATCTGTCGGTTTATGATACGGGAAACGGAACGAAGAAACTGAAAGAGATCCTGAAAGAGGACGCCTTGAAGAATGCAAACCTCATCATCGGAGCCGTACAAAACGACCAGATCGGTCCGGTTGCGGAATTTGCCCAGAAGAACAACATCAAATATGTGATTCCTTTTACATCGAAGAACGACGATGTGTTGTCGAACGCGTATGTTTACCAGGTAAATACGCCCCACTCCTATCTGTATGCCAAAGCGGCTCAAGGCGGATGCGACCTATTTGCCGAAGACAATATAATCCTGCTGAACATCAGAGACGGCAAGGATAAAACCGAATTTATCAAAGCATTCAAAGCCGAGATGAAACAACGACAGATCCCATTTACCGAAATCAATTATAATGCCGAAACCCTGACTGCCGATGTCGACACGCTCCTCAGAACGGACAAACGGAATGTAGTCGTACCGACTTCGGGTACATTGGAGGCTCTAAACAAGATCAAGTCTCCGTTACGCATGCTGGCGGAGACAAAGCCCGAATGCGGACTGACCTTGTTCGGCTATCCCGAATGGCAGACGTACACACGTGACTGTTTGGAAGATTTCTATGCCCTGAACACGTATATATACAGTAACTTCTACGCAGACAACCTGTCGAAAGAGGTGGCTGATTTCTATACCAAATATAAAAACTGGTATAGTAAGAACCTGATCAATATATTCCCTAAATATGGTATTTTAGGATTCGACACCGGTATGTTTTTCATCGGAGCAATCAACAAATACGGTTCCAACTTCGAAAATAATCTGGATAAGATTCATTACCAGGGTGTACAGACCGGATTCGATTTCCATCGTGTGAATAACTGGGGAGGCTTCATCAACACGAACATCTTTATTGTTCATTATCAGAGTGATTTCAATGTAACACGAAATGAAGTAAGATGA
- a CDS encoding porin family protein, with protein MIKKVIATAIIGLVALNGIQAQNKFKRELSLGASFGTTFSKVSFAQTKVQQKMKLGYTGGLTLRWITEKNLGLQAELNFIQHGWDEKFEDQPQYKYSRTINYFELPILTHIYFGSKRFRVFVNLGPKIGYAFGEKTDENLNGAKPNTENEQHNMPVEKKFDWGLCGGPGIELRTGIGSFLLEGRYYYALSDIFNSRKEDYFSKSSSQVISAKITYMIPGF; from the coding sequence ATGATCAAGAAAGTTATTGCAACAGCTATTATAGGCCTTGTCGCCTTGAACGGCATCCAGGCTCAGAATAAGTTCAAACGGGAATTATCTTTGGGAGCTTCTTTCGGTACAACCTTTTCCAAAGTCAGTTTTGCCCAGACAAAAGTGCAGCAGAAAATGAAATTGGGCTATACGGGAGGCCTTACACTCCGGTGGATCACAGAAAAGAATCTCGGATTGCAGGCCGAACTGAATTTCATCCAACATGGATGGGATGAAAAGTTCGAAGACCAGCCACAGTATAAATACAGCCGGACGATCAACTACTTTGAACTTCCGATTCTGACGCATATCTATTTCGGCAGTAAACGTTTCAGGGTATTCGTCAACCTGGGTCCCAAAATAGGATATGCTTTTGGCGAGAAGACAGACGAAAATCTGAACGGAGCCAAGCCGAACACCGAAAACGAACAGCACAATATGCCGGTCGAAAAGAAATTCGACTGGGGATTATGCGGTGGTCCAGGTATCGAACTTCGTACGGGAATCGGCTCTTTCCTGTTGGAAGGCCGTTACTACTATGCCCTTAGCGACATCTTCAACAGCCGTAAAGAAGATTATTTTTCCAAATCGTCTTCACAGGTGATCTCGGCCAAAATCACGTATATGATTCCGGGATTTTAA
- a CDS encoding hybrid sensor histidine kinase/response regulator transcription factor, with protein MKDGLSQSTVNCVLSDHQGVIWIGTSFGLNRFDRERIMSYNNDKDNLFSIPGNDIIFLTEDIQHNIWIGTDRGLARYDRSKDRFMRITFAGLPLHVHSSVVTDNGVLFFGTGTAFRYSYVDNRITFLPVNGPERVTSAFTHAYIYDKQKQIVLLVCRRNGLWWYHLATGKLERISFIPAKEITSVCLDSSGNIWLSVYADGVYGYTSAGDEFCHLNTGNLLSNDVVLDIKEIDGKLWLATDGGGLNVYDPDTQEIRVISHIPGNNNSLPVNSFGCLYNDQEKNIWAGSIRGGLIGLKRTYFYTYGDAQLNSTSGLSYKTVTSLYEDRDHILWLGTDGDGINRFDPRTSQFRHYPATFDKKVVSIVEYDEDELLLSIFSQGLYRFHKKTGELQEYIVADAEKSRRLFRLGLAVHLGRLDDASFYIYSDSVYLYNQQTGHLDAIRCKEEGVVLSALMEVSGGEPDTYLRSLSNLLVLDHKDRSIGVFYTPPDSIGTIGAACRDKAGCFWLGTSSGLYRYDPVTKRTSTIEENRFAGTSSLGFDRQGRLWIGTHNGLYAYIPEEGKTVVFGESDGVYANEYLFKPPLLTASGDLYMAGVNGLVYIRNSVPFPEEADPSINLLDVELDGISVGSDVIRDNNQLSIPWDYTSLNARIIVKEKDLMRKKLFRYYIKGSLNEMIERSSHTISFHALSVGEYHIWVSCNKRNGDWSTPVQLLAITVTPPWWKTTGFLILLILLILFGSVLTAWLVVLKKERKMVWAIKEHERKTYEDQVRFLINISHELRTPLTLIYAPLKRLLASGEVKDDKLLHLLTGIFRQTRRIKDNINMVLDVRKMEVGGESLSLTRQPVNDWLQEISSDFDLEFQVRNIQLVYDFDESLGEVPFDASKCEIVLSNLLMNALKFSKPNTVVVLSTRRKPDYVRISLSDEGIGLDHVEIDRLFTRFYQGDHDRKGSGIGLSYARMLVEMHGGNIGAQANEGRGATFFFELPLENTSVSIEARPYMSQLLQTSDVEIPGADDYPVAGYTVMIVEDEPELRNYLKDELSGSFKEVYVAEDGRQALEMIQAKLPDLVVSDVMMPYMNGFELCRRIKSDVGISHIPVILLTARTDNESTVQGYKLGADMYVPKPFDLGFLLAVLRNQLKSREIIRNRYKEAEQIVSPKTDTISNADEQFIRRLNELISSNLTNPDLDVQFVAAQMAMSRASLYNKLKLLAGISIGDYINKFRMAEAVRLLADKDLSIQEVSEKTGFSHQRYFSTVFKQIYGVTPSQYRQDL; from the coding sequence TTGAAAGACGGTCTTTCGCAGTCGACGGTCAATTGTGTGTTGAGCGACCATCAGGGAGTCATTTGGATAGGGACGAGTTTCGGGTTAAACCGTTTCGACCGAGAGAGGATCATGTCTTATAATAACGATAAGGATAATCTTTTTTCTATTCCTGGAAACGATATTATTTTCTTAACGGAAGACATTCAGCATAATATCTGGATCGGAACCGATAGAGGACTGGCCCGGTATGACCGCAGTAAAGACAGGTTTATGCGTATCACATTTGCCGGTTTGCCTTTGCATGTGCACAGTTCGGTTGTGACGGATAATGGAGTCCTGTTCTTTGGGACGGGAACAGCTTTCAGGTATTCTTATGTTGATAATCGGATTACGTTTTTACCTGTGAATGGACCGGAAAGAGTTACCTCTGCCTTCACGCATGCCTACATATATGATAAGCAAAAGCAGATCGTACTGCTTGTCTGCCGGCGTAACGGACTGTGGTGGTACCATCTTGCAACGGGCAAGTTGGAGCGGATTTCTTTTATTCCTGCAAAAGAAATTACGAGCGTATGCTTGGATTCTTCAGGAAATATTTGGCTTTCGGTATATGCGGACGGCGTGTATGGATATACCAGTGCGGGAGATGAGTTCTGCCATTTGAATACGGGGAACCTGCTGAGTAATGATGTCGTCCTGGATATTAAGGAGATAGATGGTAAATTGTGGCTGGCGACAGATGGAGGAGGACTGAATGTATATGATCCCGATACACAGGAAATACGTGTGATCTCGCATATCCCCGGAAATAATAACTCGCTGCCGGTCAATTCGTTCGGTTGCCTTTACAATGATCAGGAAAAGAATATATGGGCCGGTAGTATCCGGGGGGGACTGATCGGTTTGAAAAGAACTTATTTTTATACCTATGGTGATGCGCAATTGAATTCAACCAGTGGTTTGAGTTATAAGACTGTGACGAGCCTGTATGAGGATCGGGATCATATTTTGTGGTTGGGGACCGACGGTGACGGTATCAACCGGTTTGATCCGCGGACCAGTCAGTTCCGGCATTATCCTGCGACATTCGATAAAAAGGTGGTTTCGATCGTTGAATATGATGAAGACGAGCTATTGCTTTCGATATTTAGCCAGGGATTATATCGGTTTCATAAGAAGACCGGAGAACTTCAGGAATATATAGTTGCTGATGCCGAAAAATCCCGTCGCCTGTTCCGTCTTGGATTGGCTGTACATTTGGGCCGCCTGGATGATGCAAGTTTTTATATTTATTCCGATAGTGTTTATTTGTATAACCAACAGACAGGGCATTTGGATGCAATAAGGTGTAAGGAGGAAGGAGTGGTACTATCTGCTCTTATGGAGGTGTCCGGAGGCGAGCCGGATACATATTTGCGCAGTTTGTCCAATCTGTTGGTGCTGGACCACAAAGACCGCTCCATAGGTGTCTTTTATACTCCACCCGATTCTATCGGGACGATTGGCGCAGCGTGTCGGGATAAGGCCGGTTGTTTCTGGTTGGGGACATCCTCCGGCCTATACCGGTATGATCCGGTAACAAAACGGACTTCGACTATCGAAGAGAACCGCTTTGCAGGTACGAGTTCGTTAGGTTTTGACAGGCAGGGAAGGCTTTGGATCGGAACTCATAACGGGCTATATGCTTATATTCCGGAAGAAGGAAAAACCGTTGTTTTTGGAGAGTCGGACGGCGTTTATGCCAACGAATATTTGTTCAAACCTCCTTTGTTGACTGCTTCTGGCGATCTGTATATGGCCGGAGTGAACGGGTTGGTCTATATACGTAATAGTGTGCCTTTTCCGGAGGAAGCAGATCCTTCGATCAACTTACTGGATGTGGAACTCGATGGTATTTCTGTCGGTTCCGATGTGATAAGAGATAACAACCAGTTGTCGATCCCCTGGGATTATACATCCTTGAATGCCCGAATTATTGTGAAGGAAAAAGATTTGATGCGGAAGAAACTGTTTCGTTATTATATAAAAGGTAGCCTGAATGAAATGATCGAACGGTCCAGCCACACGATTTCTTTCCATGCCCTTTCTGTCGGTGAATACCATATTTGGGTGTCCTGCAATAAAAGGAATGGCGACTGGAGTACTCCGGTTCAGCTTCTGGCGATTACGGTTACGCCTCCTTGGTGGAAAACGACCGGATTCCTGATCTTGTTGATCCTGCTGATCCTGTTCGGCTCTGTACTGACAGCCTGGTTGGTGGTATTGAAAAAGGAACGTAAAATGGTTTGGGCGATTAAGGAACATGAACGGAAGACGTATGAAGACCAGGTGCGCTTCCTGATCAATATCAGCCATGAACTTCGTACGCCTCTCACCCTGATATACGCCCCATTGAAACGGTTGCTTGCGTCGGGAGAGGTGAAAGATGACAAATTGTTGCATTTATTGACCGGTATTTTCAGACAGACACGTCGGATCAAAGATAATATTAATATGGTGTTGGATGTCCGTAAGATGGAGGTTGGAGGCGAATCGTTGAGCCTGACCAGGCAGCCAGTCAACGACTGGTTGCAGGAAATCTCCAGTGACTTTGACCTTGAATTCCAGGTCCGGAATATCCAGTTGGTATATGATTTCGACGAATCGCTTGGAGAAGTGCCTTTCGACGCCTCCAAGTGTGAGATCGTATTGTCCAACCTGTTGATGAATGCCCTGAAGTTCAGCAAACCGAATACAGTCGTTGTCCTGTCTACGCGCCGTAAACCTGATTATGTCCGCATATCTCTTTCGGATGAAGGTATCGGGTTGGACCATGTGGAGATCGATCGTCTGTTCACCCGTTTCTATCAAGGTGACCATGACCGGAAAGGGAGCGGTATCGGATTGTCGTATGCTCGTATGCTAGTTGAAATGCACGGAGGAAATATCGGTGCGCAGGCAAATGAAGGACGTGGGGCGACCTTCTTTTTTGAACTGCCCCTGGAGAATACATCCGTGTCTATAGAGGCAAGGCCCTATATGTCCCAATTGCTACAGACATCCGATGTCGAGATACCCGGTGCCGATGACTATCCGGTTGCCGGATATACAGTTATGATCGTAGAAGATGAACCGGAACTGCGTAACTACCTGAAAGATGAATTGAGTGGGTCTTTCAAGGAAGTTTACGTTGCGGAAGATGGTCGGCAGGCGCTTGAAATGATTCAGGCGAAACTTCCCGACTTGGTAGTCAGTGACGTGATGATGCCTTATATGAACGGTTTCGAATTGTGCCGCCGTATAAAGAGCGATGTGGGGATCAGCCATATTCCGGTTATCCTGTTGACGGCGCGTACCGATAATGAGAGTACCGTACAGGGATATAAGTTAGGAGCCGATATGTATGTCCCGAAACCGTTCGACCTTGGTTTCCTGCTTGCAGTCCTGCGCAACCAGCTTAAGAGCCGTGAGATCATCCGGAATCGTTATAAAGAAGCAGAACAGATCGTTTCGCCTAAAACCGATACGATCAGCAATGCCGATGAACAGTTCATACGCAGACTGAATGAACTGATCAGCAGCAATCTGACCAATCCTGACCTGGATGTGCAGTTTGTCGCTGCACAGATGGCCATGAGTCGCGCTTCGCTTTACAATAAATTGAAATTGCTTGCCGGCATTAGCATAGGCGATTATATCAACAAGTTCAGAATGGCCGAGGCCGTTCGCCTTCTTGCCGACAAGGATCTAAGTATACAGGAAGTATCGGAGAAGACAGGTTTCTCCCATCAACGCTATTTCAGTACAGTCTTTAAACAAATATATGGAGTGACACCCTCACAATACAGACAGGACTTATGA
- a CDS encoding DUF4293 domain-containing protein: MLQRIQTVYLLIIVALTIAILFLPLAVLQSGDQLFTFDATGISTMAAQPELIYPTWGLFALAIVISLLALLTIFLFKKRILQIRLCIFNAILMLGFYGLFAFFYWNLGNQKEIFSLSLKIAFSFPLVSLILDYLAIRNIGADEALVRSLDRLR, from the coding sequence ATGTTACAGAGAATACAAACGGTTTATTTGCTTATTATAGTGGCATTGACGATTGCCATTCTGTTTTTACCGCTTGCTGTGTTGCAGTCGGGTGACCAGTTGTTTACTTTTGATGCAACCGGTATCAGTACGATGGCTGCTCAGCCGGAACTTATTTATCCCACATGGGGACTGTTTGCTTTGGCAATCGTGATCTCTTTGCTGGCTCTTTTGACTATCTTCCTGTTTAAGAAAAGAATCCTTCAAATACGCCTCTGCATATTTAATGCGATTTTAATGTTAGGCTTTTACGGCCTTTTTGCATTTTTTTACTGGAATCTGGGTAATCAAAAGGAGATATTCTCATTAAGCCTGAAGATCGCCTTTTCTTTTCCGCTGGTCAGTCTGATTCTGGATTATCTGGCTATACGCAATATCGGGGCGGATGAAGCGCTGGTGCGTTCTTTGGATCGTCTGAGATAA
- a CDS encoding DNA-directed RNA polymerase subunit omega has product MDYRKTNAPSNTVTRDMMKLSADTDNVYETVAIIGKRANQISVEMKQDLEKKLQEFASYNDNLEEVFENREQIEISRYYEKLPKPTLIAAKEYEDGKVYYKNPAKEKNNL; this is encoded by the coding sequence ATGGATTACAGAAAGACTAACGCTCCGTCGAATACAGTTACCCGCGACATGATGAAGCTGTCGGCAGACACGGATAATGTGTATGAAACTGTTGCAATCATTGGTAAACGTGCTAATCAGATTTCTGTTGAGATGAAACAGGATCTGGAAAAAAAACTCCAGGAATTTGCTTCCTATAATGATAATTTGGAAGAAGTTTTTGAAAACAGAGAACAGATTGAGATTTCACGTTACTATGAAAAACTCCCGAAACCGACCTTGATCGCAGCTAAGGAGTATGAAGATGGTAAGGTATATTATAAGAACCCTGCAAAAGAAAAGAATAACCTTTAA
- a CDS encoding outer membrane protein assembly factor BamD codes for MKKVVFLLMMITVLLSSCGEYNKILKSTDYELKYSYAKKYFNAKQYSKSATLLDELVPVLKGSAQAEESLYLLAQSYYGQKDYQTASQYFNTYYTTYPKGEYTELARYYSGYGLYLDSPDPRLDQAQTYEAINQLQLYLEYYPQSERAKEAQNIMFELQEKLAYKELLAVRLYFNLGTYMGNNYLSCVITAQNALKNYPYSKYREEFMFYTIRAKYELAVVSVEEKLQGRYREVVDEYYNYMNEYPEGKYVKQVQKFYDYASKRITDTY; via the coding sequence ATGAAAAAGGTTGTATTTTTATTGATGATGATTACAGTTCTGTTGTCTTCCTGCGGGGAGTATAACAAGATACTGAAAAGTACAGACTACGAGCTGAAATATTCGTATGCAAAGAAATATTTCAATGCAAAGCAATATTCGAAGTCTGCCACTTTGCTGGATGAACTGGTGCCTGTACTCAAAGGTTCCGCTCAAGCTGAAGAATCTTTGTATCTGTTGGCGCAAAGCTATTACGGCCAAAAAGACTATCAGACTGCTTCGCAATACTTTAATACCTATTATACGACTTATCCGAAAGGCGAGTATACCGAGTTGGCCCGTTATTATTCGGGTTATGGATTGTATTTGGATTCACCGGATCCCCGCTTGGATCAGGCACAAACGTATGAAGCTATTAACCAGTTGCAATTGTACTTGGAGTATTATCCGCAAAGCGAACGGGCTAAAGAAGCTCAGAACATTATGTTCGAATTGCAGGAAAAGCTCGCTTATAAAGAACTGTTAGCAGTCCGGTTGTATTTCAACCTGGGTACCTATATGGGAAACAACTATCTTTCATGTGTGATTACCGCGCAAAATGCACTTAAGAATTATCCGTATTCAAAATACAGAGAAGAGTTCATGTTCTATACCATTCGTGCCAAATATGAATTGGCTGTAGTGAGTGTGGAAGAAAAGTTGCAGGGACGTTACCGCGAAGTCGTGGATGAATACTACAACTACATGAATGAGTATCCCGAAGGCAAGTATGTAAAACAAGTTCAGAAATTCTACGACTATGCCAGCAAGCGAATAACAGATACGTATTAA
- a CDS encoding phenylacetate--CoA ligase family protein: MIWNETIECMNREEMRKLQSIRLRRVVEHAYHNSPFYRKKMQEMGITPEDIHSIDDIVKLPFTVKQDLRDNYPFGLMAVPMSEIVRLHASSGTTGKPIVVGYTRKDLSIWAEVVARCLTAYGLTKNDSVQVSYGYGLFTGGLGAHAGVENIGGTVIPMSSGNTQKQIQLMHDFGAKGLACTPSYALYLAETIHSSGIPLEEFKLRVGAFGAEPWTENMRKELESKLNIKAYDIYGLTEICGPGVGGECECQNGTHLWEDHFFPEIVDPVTLEPVEPGQHGELVFTTLTKEGMPMIRYRTRDLTHLIYDKCECGRTAVRMGRILGRSDDMLIIRGVNVFPSQVESVILEMPEFEPHYLIVVDRVNNTDTFQIQVEVRQEFYSDEMNKMIALKKKIANRMQSVIGLQPDIKIVEPRSIERSMGKAKHVIDNRRLE; the protein is encoded by the coding sequence ATGATTTGGAACGAAACTATCGAATGTATGAACCGCGAGGAAATGCGGAAATTACAGAGTATCCGCTTAAGGCGGGTTGTTGAACATGCTTATCATAATTCTCCTTTCTATCGTAAAAAAATGCAGGAAATGGGGATTACCCCGGAAGACATCCATTCTATTGATGATATAGTGAAGCTCCCGTTTACCGTCAAACAGGACTTGCGGGATAATTATCCTTTCGGACTGATGGCTGTGCCGATGTCTGAAATTGTCCGATTGCACGCCTCTTCCGGAACGACGGGAAAGCCTATTGTTGTTGGCTATACCCGGAAAGACTTGTCTATCTGGGCTGAAGTTGTGGCGCGATGTCTGACTGCTTATGGTTTGACAAAGAATGATTCCGTACAGGTTTCATATGGTTACGGTCTGTTTACAGGAGGTTTGGGAGCACATGCCGGAGTTGAGAATATCGGTGGAACGGTAATCCCGATGAGTAGTGGTAATACGCAGAAGCAGATTCAGTTGATGCATGATTTCGGAGCTAAGGGATTGGCTTGTACTCCTTCGTATGCGTTATATCTGGCAGAAACGATTCATTCGTCCGGCATTCCGTTGGAAGAATTCAAATTGCGTGTCGGTGCTTTCGGTGCTGAACCTTGGACGGAAAATATGCGTAAAGAGTTGGAAAGCAAGTTGAATATCAAAGCATACGATATCTATGGGCTGACAGAAATTTGCGGTCCGGGGGTCGGAGGAGAGTGCGAATGCCAGAACGGTACGCATCTGTGGGAAGATCATTTTTTTCCTGAAATTGTCGATCCGGTTACTTTGGAACCGGTGGAACCCGGACAGCATGGAGAGCTGGTTTTTACGACATTGACAAAAGAGGGGATGCCTATGATCCGCTACCGTACGCGTGACCTGACGCATTTGATCTATGATAAATGCGAATGTGGACGTACGGCTGTTCGTATGGGACGTATTCTCGGGCGTAGTGACGATATGTTGATTATCCGGGGTGTGAACGTATTCCCGTCGCAGGTGGAATCGGTTATTCTTGAGATGCCGGAATTCGAACCGCATTATCTGATTGTGGTTGACCGTGTGAACAATACGGACACATTCCAGATTCAAGTGGAAGTGCGTCAGGAGTTTTATTCAGACGAAATGAACAAGATGATCGCTTTGAAGAAGAAAATCGCAAACCGTATGCAAAGCGTAATCGGTTTGCAACCCGATATAAAGATTGTCGAGCCACGCAGCATCGAGCGGAGTATGGGTAAAGCCAAACATGTGATCGATAATCGCAGACTGGAATAG